The Gemmatimonadaceae bacterium genomic sequence TGCTCGTCCAGGTGCAGCCGACCGCTCTCGATCACGAGCAGCCCGCCGCGCGGCATCGCGTGTCGCGCGTTCACGACAAGGTTGAGGATCGCGGTGTCGAACTGCACGGGGTCGATCTTCGTGGCCCCGGCGTCCCGCAGGTTGAGCCGGAGCACCACGTCCTCCCCAACCGTGCGCTGCAGGAGTGGTTCCATCTGGCGCAGGACGTCGCTGACCGCGATGCGCCGCGGCTGCAGGGGCTGACGCCTCGCAAAGGCCAGGAGTTGTTTCGTCAGGTCGGACGCGCGTGTGGCCGCCGCGCGAATCTCGTCGATCGCCTCCTTGTCTTCCGTGAATGTGGGGCTCCGCGGATCGATACGGACCAGCGACGCGTAACCAAGGATCACCGCCAGCAGGTTGTTGAAGTCGTGCGCCACGCCACCGGTGAGGCGGCCGAGCACTTCGAGGTGCTGCGAGCGCTGGGCGGCGAGCTGCATCGCCACACGGCGATCCTGCAGCCTGAAGGCGGCGAGGAGAGACGCCGCGGCGACGAGCGTCAGAAAGCCGAGGATGACAGCAGACACCCGACCGTCGCGATCAACCCAGGCCAGCACCTCGCGCTCGCTGAGTGACACGGCGACGACCAGGGACTGCTCGCGCATCGCGACGACACCGTTGCGCATGGCGGGCTGCGCGGGCGTTTCCGCGGTCCGAAGCGTTCCGGCCCCGTGCGCGAGCCCGAAGGCAAGCAGGGGATCCGCCGCGGCATCGTCACCGATCGCCGCGCGCATCGAGGGCTCGCGCAGGAGCACGACGCCGTGTGCGTGCAGCAGCGACACCATGCCCTCGGCGCCCACGTCGATCGTGTGGAAGAAGGCCCGCAGCGAGTCGGGCCTCAGGGTCGCGATCACCATGCCGTCGAACGCGCCTCGGGCGTCCTCGAGGCGACGGCCAAGCGGAATCATCAGGCCACCACCGAACACCGCGCGCACGGGCGACGGCGTCGACGCCACGAGGCCGGCGCCGGCGTCCGAGGAGAGCACGCCGAACAGGTACCCGGCCCGGCGCGACTCGCCCACCATGGTGGGGAGCGTCGCGTGACAGATCACGCCGTCGCGATCCACGACCGAGATGCCGCCCACCGTGCCAATACCCGCGCGGGCCGCGGCGAGGAGCGGTTGCCATTCGCGCTCCGGGGCACGCGGTCCTCCGATCCGCGCGTTCGAGGCCGCGAGCTGTCGCAGCGCAGCGTCCTGCGCAGCGAATGCCTCGCGCACGTAGCGGGCGAGGATGTGCGCGAGGTCGAGGGCCCGCTGGTCGCTGGCCTGCAGCGCGCGGTCGCGCCGCAGTGCCAGCTCAAACCCCCTAAGCACGGACAGCAGCGCCAGCACCGCCACCGTGAGCAAGATCGCGTTCCGCCGGAAAGCACCGCGCGGGTCGCGTCGTGGACTGCCACCAGCCATCAGAACCTGCCAAACGGCACCTGTACCACCTTCGGACCGACGGCCTGCCCGCATGGCCCGAAAACGCAAGATGGTTCCGGGGCCACCCGCGCGGCAGCGGACTCCTCGAACCTGGCGCAGCTTTCGAGGACGTCGCGCGGCCCGACCACCAGAATCAGCGGCTACACCACCAGACTCAGCAGTCGACCCGGCACGAACACGGTCTTTCGGATCGGGCCGGTGAGGAATCGGGCGATCCCGGCATCCGCCAGAGCCAGCGCGACCACCTCCTCCTGCGTCACCTGCGCTCCGACGGTGAGCGTCCCACGGAGCTTGCCGTTCACCTGCACGGCAAGCTCGATCGAGGCGTCGCGCGCCAGCACGTCGTCGTACGCCGGCCATCCGCCGTCGAACACACTCGTATCGTGCCCAAGGCGTTCCCAGAGTTCTTCGGCGATGTGCGGCGCAAACGGCGCCACCATCTGGATCACCGGTTCCACCTCGGCGCGGTGTGGCCGTCGCTCTCCCTTTCGCAACACGTTCATGTACTCCATGAGCGCGGCGATTGCCGTGTTGTACCCGAGCTTTGGAATGTCGGCGCCGACCTTGCGGATCGTCTGGTGCAACTTGCGCATCACGGGCTCGTCAGGCGCGCCATCGCCGTGGCACTGCGTGGCCGCCAGCCAGAGGCGATCGAGGAACCGGCTGACGCCGCTGATGCCGGCATCGCGGAAATCTCCGCCTTCCTCGTACGGACCAAGGAACATGAGGTACGTGCGAAAAGCGTCCGCGCCCCACCGGTCGATGAACGTGTCCGGCACCACGACGTTGCCCTTCGTCTTGGACATCTTGGCCCCGTCCTTGATGATCAGGCCGTGGGCGCGGAAGCGCGTGAAGGGCTCCTCGAAGTCCAGATACCCCATGTCGTGCAGCACCATGGTGATGAACCGCGAGTAGAGCAGGTGCAGCACGGCGTGTTCGTTCCCGCCGATATACGACGTGACCGGGAGCCAACGGCGCGTGAGTTCGCGGTCGAAGGCCACGTCATCGCGCGTGGCGCTGGGATAGCGCAGGAAGTACCAGCCACTGTCGAGGAACGTGTCCGACACGTCGGTCTCGCGCCGCCCCGGTCCGCCACAGCGCGGGCACGGCACGTGATACCACTCGGCGTGCCGCGCCAACGGCGAGATGCCCGAGTCGTCCGGCCGATAGTCCTCGATGTCCGGCAGCAGCACCGGAAGGTCCGACTCCGGCACCGGCTGCGGCCCGCACGCGTCGCAGTTGATCATCGGGATCGGTGGACCCCAGTAGCGCTGCCGCGAGATGCACCAGTCATGCAGGCGATAGTTCACGAGCGCCTTTCCCGCGCCGCGCTCCTCGAGCCACGCGATGATCTCGCGCTTGCCGTCGTCGACGGTGCGGCCGTCGAACGCGCCGCTGTTCACCAGGTGTCCGCCGTCGGTCTCGACCCGCGCTCCGGCGAGCGGCGTCGCGCCGTCTTCTCCCGGACCGGCCACGACCCGAACGATCGGCAGCCCGAACGCGGCGGCGAACTCGAAGTCGCGTTCGTCGTGGCCCGGCACCGCCATGATCGCGCCGGTGCCGTATTCCATGAGCACGTAGTCGGAGATCCAGATCGGGATGGGTGCGCCCGTTGCCGGGTTCGTCGCGACGCTCCCGGTGAAAACGCCGGTCTTCTCCCGATTCACCTTGCGTGTCACGAGATCCTGCCGCGCGGCCTTCGCGCGATACGCATCGACATCGGCGCGCTGCGCTGGCGTCGTCAACGCTTCGACCAGCGGGTGCTCCGGCGCAATCACCATGTAGGTCGCACCGAACACCGTGTCGGGCCGCGTGGTGAAGACCGGGATGGCGTGCGGCGTGCCCTCGACCCTGAACACGAGCTCAGCCCCTTCCGAGCGCCCGATCCAGTTGCGCTGCGCGGTCTTGGTGGTCTCCGACCAGTCGATCTTCGCGAGGTTGTCGAGCAGACGCCCGGCGTAGTCGCTGATGCGGAAGAACCACTGCTCGAGGACGCGCTGCTCCACGGTGGTGCCGCACCGCTCGCACGCCCCGCCCACCACCTGCTCGTTGGCCAGGACGGTCTTGCAGCTCGGGCACCAGTTCACAGCCGCTTTCTTCTTGTAGGCAAGCCCGTGGCGGTGGAGCTGGAGAAAGACCCACTGCGTCCATTTGTAGTACGACGGGTCCGTGGTATCGACCTCATGCCGCCAGTCGATCATGAGCCCCGCGCGCTCCACCTGACGGCGGAAGTTCGCGATGTTGCGCGGGATCAGCCGCATCGGGTGCATCCCGACCTTGAGCGCGTAGTTCTCGGAATGGATGCCGAACGCATCGTACCCGAACGGCTCGAAGACCTCGTGACCCTGGAGTCGGTGAAAGCGCGCGTACACGT encodes the following:
- a CDS encoding response regulator, translating into MAGGSPRRDPRGAFRRNAILLTVAVLALLSVLRGFELALRRDRALQASDQRALDLAHILARYVREAFAAQDAALRQLAASNARIGGPRAPEREWQPLLAAARAGIGTVGGISVVDRDGVICHATLPTMVGESRRAGYLFGVLSSDAGAGLVASTPSPVRAVFGGGLMIPLGRRLEDARGAFDGMVIATLRPDSLRAFFHTIDVGAEGMVSLLHAHGVVLLREPSMRAAIGDDAAADPLLAFGLAHGAGTLRTAETPAQPAMRNGVVAMREQSLVVAVSLSEREVLAWVDRDGRVSAVILGFLTLVAAASLLAAFRLQDRRVAMQLAAQRSQHLEVLGRLTGGVAHDFNNLLAVILGYASLVRIDPRSPTFTEDKEAIDEIRAAATRASDLTKQLLAFARRQPLQPRRIAVSDVLRQMEPLLQRTVGEDVVLRLNLRDAGATKIDPVQFDTAILNLVVNARHAMPRGGLLVIESGRLHLDEHYARANPDARAGDFSYVSVADTGTGIPADVLPHVFEPFFTTRPANEGTGLGLAMVYGFVRQSGGHARVYSEVGQGTTVKLYFPLTTDDATEEHPIRATDAPRGHGEVILLAEDDRALRAGATRMLESLGYHVVAAADGPEAMARAHAEPRIDLLFTDVVLPGPFSGLELAAELRTRRPELPALFTSGYSLDIIQHRTAATSLHLLSKPYDHTALAHAVRSALERSNPV
- a CDS encoding leucine--tRNA ligase; this translates as MHTPEPASLSHGSIDDGYRPATVEAKWQARWRERGTDRTDLQSGKRPFYALMMFPYPSAEGLHVGNLFAFTGNDVYARFHRLQGHEVFEPFGYDAFGIHSENYALKVGMHPMRLIPRNIANFRRQVERAGLMIDWRHEVDTTDPSYYKWTQWVFLQLHRHGLAYKKKAAVNWCPSCKTVLANEQVVGGACERCGTTVEQRVLEQWFFRISDYAGRLLDNLAKIDWSETTKTAQRNWIGRSEGAELVFRVEGTPHAIPVFTTRPDTVFGATYMVIAPEHPLVEALTTPAQRADVDAYRAKAARQDLVTRKVNREKTGVFTGSVATNPATGAPIPIWISDYVLMEYGTGAIMAVPGHDERDFEFAAAFGLPIVRVVAGPGEDGATPLAGARVETDGGHLVNSGAFDGRTVDDGKREIIAWLEERGAGKALVNYRLHDWCISRQRYWGPPIPMINCDACGPQPVPESDLPVLLPDIEDYRPDDSGISPLARHAEWYHVPCPRCGGPGRRETDVSDTFLDSGWYFLRYPSATRDDVAFDRELTRRWLPVTSYIGGNEHAVLHLLYSRFITMVLHDMGYLDFEEPFTRFRAHGLIIKDGAKMSKTKGNVVVPDTFIDRWGADAFRTYLMFLGPYEEGGDFRDAGISGVSRFLDRLWLAATQCHGDGAPDEPVMRKLHQTIRKVGADIPKLGYNTAIAALMEYMNVLRKGERRPHRAEVEPVIQMVAPFAPHIAEELWERLGHDTSVFDGGWPAYDDVLARDASIELAVQVNGKLRGTLTVGAQVTQEEVVALALADAGIARFLTGPIRKTVFVPGRLLSLVV